A part of Crassostrea angulata isolate pt1a10 chromosome 5, ASM2561291v2, whole genome shotgun sequence genomic DNA contains:
- the LOC128185607 gene encoding PAX3- and PAX7-binding protein 1-like, which yields MSTSFKKPRRNFRQKITIDSESDDETKEDFENVNNENENSPQMVSSEQTKKSKKKKKEKDALGMHRSSSVLSFNEDEEGEALKIKKSSHSKRIAKQLKMASKLAKEEEERVQKSYQSPPRKASPVHREESLEDRDEEIRRLREEFQTMNGDDLEENESEEETEGGNQLKKMIKKGEIPDATMIHMIRKKRQQARDYGDFIPLDDTERVENSKSRLVRDDDNDKSDDDENERIDFSVNTQARDRIKIQNEFLAAEHGSENEDSDQEREWEEQQIKKGVSLGSEQPDGGSSAAAPTSIDQYNGFQDTTVLEKKTFTAFPSLTQTGGSTVINMELIRKRLQDRLNSMDEVHRSHTRDRDSLVSDIDDTEKSIETCQEKVAGLEARYRFFQEMRGYVRDLVDCLSEKVPDINSLEQRMTNLWKTQARKFLSRRQQDVRDQCQEYMTSTANVDLTSPEAVEKQRRTAEREARRSRRRRAREMKDIVGHHDGLSSDDEENQSEIAKYNVEKESILSGQERVFEDVVEDFSEVDSVRERFEDWKQTYKDTYQDAYIGLCLPKLLNPYIRLSLINWNPLEADCMDFEDTKWFDTLVFYGFKLQETIAKDDDDIRLLPSIVEKVVLPKLSVIAESVWDPLSTTQTSRLVNVISKLGRDYPCIQANNKATQHLLNVIVRRIRTTLEDDVFMPLYPKSVLENRSSNASVFFHRQLWVCIKLLGNILSWHGILSNQMLRSLSLDGLLNRYIILGLCNSGVNKETIQKCQSIISTFPKEWFEDLEEDKTMPQLENLGRFLVSVARTLYSEGQQNKRDFDKKDSRDFIKQISKMLVNIHAMEYAVNLPM from the exons ATGTCGACCTCTTTCAAGAAACCTCGACGTAATTTTCGCCAGAAAATTACGATCGACAGTGAATCTGATGACGAAACGAAGGAAGATTTTGAGAACgtaaacaatgaaaatgaaaacagtCCACAAATGGTCAGTAGTGAGCAAACAAAGAAGtccaagaaaaagaagaaagaaaaggaTGCTCTTGGAATGCATCGTAGCAGCAGCGTTCTTAGCTTCAATGAAGATGAAGaag GTGAAGCTTTGAAAATCAAGAAGTCAAGCCATAGTAAGCGAATAGCCAAACAACTGAAAATGGCCTCAAAGTTAGCTAAAGAGGAGGAAGAAAGAGTACAGAAAAGCTACCAGTCCCCACCTCGTAAAGCATCCCCAGTCCACAGAGAGGAATCATTGGAGGACAGGGATGAAGAAATAAGG AGGCTTCGTGAAGAGTTCCAGACAATGAATGGAGATGACTTGGAGGAGAATGAGAGTGAGGAAGAGACTGAAGGTGGCAATCAGCTCAAGAAGATGATCAAAA AGGGAGAGATCCCAGATGCAACGATGATCCACATGATTAGAAAGAAAAGACAACAAGCGAGAGATTACGGAGATTTCATTCCACTAGATGACACGGAGAGGGTGGAGAATAGTAAATCACGCCTTGTCAG GGATGATGACAATGATAAATCAGATGACGATGAGAATGAGAGGATAGACTTTTCTGTAAACACTCAGGCCAGAGACAGAATAAAAATTCAGAATGAATTCTTGGCTGCTGAGCATG ggtCAGAAAATGAGGACAGTGATCAGGAGAGAGAGTGGGAGGAGCAACAGATTAAGAAAGGGGTCAGCCTAGGATCAGAG CAGCCAGACGGAGGGTCATCAGCAGCAGCACCCACCTCCATTGACCAGTACAACGGATTCCAGGACACCACCGTCCTAGAGAAGAAGACGTTCACCGCCTTCCCCAGTCTCACCCAGACTGGAGGCTCCACCGTTATAAATATGGAGCTCATTCGAAAACGACTCCAAGACAG ATTGAATTCTATGGATGAAGTTCATCGTAGCCACACTCGAGACCGAGACTCTTTAGTCAGTGATATCGATGACACTGAGAAAAGCATTGAAACCTGTCAAGAGAAAGTGGCAGGCTTGGAAGCGCGTTACCGCTTCTTCCAAGAAATGAGGGGGTATGTGAGAGACTTGGTTGATTGTCTCAGCGAGAAG GTTCCTGATATCAACAGCTTGGAGCAGAGAATGACCAACCTCTGGAAGACTCAGGCACGTAAATTTCTGTCTCGTCGACAGCAGGACGTCCGAGACCAATGTCAGGAGTACATGACAA GTACTGCAAATGTAGACCTGACTTCACCCGAAGCTGTCGAGAAACAGAGACGGACAGCTGAGAGGGAAGCTCGCAG ATCTCGCAGAAGACGAGCACGAGAAATGAAAGACATTGTGGGACACCATGATGGCTTGTCATCAGACGACGAAGAAAATCAATCAGAAATAGCAAAATATAACGTGGAAAAAG AGTCGATACTGTCGGGCCAGGAGCGGGTGTTTGAGGATGTGGTGGAGGATTTTAGTGAGGTGGACAGTGTACGTGAACGCTTCGAGGACTGGAAACAGACCTACAAGGACACGTACCAGGACGCATACATCGGGCTCTGTCTGCCCAAACTCCTCAATCCCTACATACGACTCAGTCTCATCAACTGGAATCCACTGGAG GCTGATTGTATGGATTTTGAAGACACAAAATGGTTTGATACTCTCGTATTTTATGGCTTCAAACTGCAAGAGACGATAGCCAAAGATGACGACGACATTCGACTACTCCCATCTATTGTAGAAAAAGTTGTATTACCAAAGTTATCTG TTATAGCTGAGTCGGTGTGGGACCCTTTATCTACCACCCAGACCTCCAGACTAGTTAATGTCATCTCCAAACTGGGCCGAGACTACCCCTGTATCCAGGCCAACAATAAGGCCACACAG CATTTGCTTAATGTTATTGTGAGAAGAATAAGGACAACACTTGAAGATGATGTCTTTATGCCTCTTTATCCCAAGTC GGTATTGGAGAACAGATCCTCTAATGCTTCAGTGTTTTTCCATAGACAGCTCTGGGTCTGCATAAAG TTACTAGGGAACATCCTGAGTTGGCATGGTATTTTGTCCAATCAAATGCTGCGTAGTTTGTCACTAGATGGATTACTCAACAGATATATCATCCTAGGTCTTTGTAATTCTGGTGTAAACAAAGAAACCATACAGAAATGTCAATCA ATCATCTCCACATTCCCCAAGGAGTGGTTTGAGGATCTTGAGGAGGACAAGACGATGCCCCAGCTAGAGAATCTGGGTCGGTTCCTGGTGTCAGTGGCCCGTACACTGTACAGTGAGGGTCAGCAGAACAAAAGGGACTTCGACAAGAAGGACTCCAG GGatttcatcaaacagatcagtAAGATGCTGGTCAACATTCACGCAATGGAGTACGCCGTCAATTTACCGATGTGA
- the LOC128185622 gene encoding uncharacterized protein LOC128185622 gives MPSVLEEKMTKGTNKKNVFGFYFLSTCAVTGLFTSCYLYFTYIVAEAFYSRKYMWNFSVTMALYVFIFIGKLFRYRLTDTSRRSTFITLIQFDSMCLALAGLGMAITNYHYDRSGLYGNKYLQTVAKLLVAKLVTAFYFTSSLNLMYENAVWLEIVSIVFLYTIANVPLLHKICQDFSLGDNTTNVILLSLCILTITAYSSNLLRNRLHQTFGIRQGCPLCDILLFATLTVYVYINVTCFHQHQSELLEFPPDNLYVSVWDTVGLSTFVIIIMLCWTVFFQFVFTRTAINRSPNVHSKLGNIAHHFKRFLCSDVQCIFFASNQIIKV, from the coding sequence ATGCCTTCAGTTTTAGAGGAGAAAATGACAAAGGGAACTAATAAGAAGAACGTTTTTGGATTCTACTTCCTTTCTACCTGTGCAGTGACGGGTCTCTTTACTTCCTGTTACCTATATTTTACTTACATTGTAGCAGAGGCCTTCTACTCTAGAAAATACATGTGGAACTTCTCGGTGACAATGGCTTTATATGTGTTCATATTCATTGGAAAGTTATTCCGCTATCGTTTGACAGACACCAGCAGAAGGTCCACATTTATCACCCTCATACAGTTCGACTCTATGTGTCTCGCTTTAGCTGGACTTGGCATGGCTATAACAAACTATCATTACGACCGATCGGGATTGTACGGCAATAAATACTTACAGACTGTAGCAAAACTTCTCGTAGCGAAGTTAGTGACTGCGTTCTATTTCACTTCTTCATTGAATCTAATGTATGAAAACGCTGTTTGGCTTGAAATTGTGTCCATTGTATTTTTATACACTATAGCTAATGTTCCACTTCTCCACAAAATTTGTCAGGACTTTTCATTAGGTGACAACACAACCAAtgttattttattgtcattatGCATTTTGACTATAACTGCTTATAGTTCAAACCTCTTGAGAAATCGTTTGCATCAAACATTTGGCATTCGGCAAGGTTGCCCGCTGTGTGATATTCTGTTATTTGCTACGCTGACAGTTTATGTATACATTAACGTTACTTGCTTTCATCAACATCAGAGCGAATTGTTGGAATTTCCACCGGACAATCTCTATGTTTCTGTGTGGGATACGGTTGGATTATCCACATTCGTCATCATCATAATGCTGTGTTGGACTGTATTCTTTCAGTTTGTATTCACTCGTACTGCAATCAATAGGAGTCCGAATGTTCATTCAAAACTTGGAAACATTGCTCaccattttaaaagatttttatgcAGTGATgttcaatgtatattttttgcttcaaatcaaataataaaagtatGA